The DNA segment CGTTCCCACCAATCCCCATAACTCCAAATCCGAAATCCATGAAACCCAACCTGACCCTCCGCCACCTGCTGCTTGGCTTCTTCGTCCCCTGTGCCGCCTTCGCGGGAACGACCGAGCCGGCGGTGACTCCCACCCTGCATTCCTCCGGCACCGACTCCTGGTGGAAAGCCTCCCTCAACGTCGGCTATGAGACTCTCCACGTGTATCGCGGCGTGGATTCCTCCGCCGGCAACGCGAACATCTGGGAGAGCCTGGATGTCGATATCGCCAATTTCTTCCACTTCAACCTCTACAACGGGAACTCCCTGAACGGCGAATACGGCGAGCTGACCCCGAGCTTCTATTTCTACAAGGACCTCGGTCCCATCACCGCCGCCGCCGGGATGATCTGGTACCACTTCCCCGGTGAGGACGGCGTGGACAGCGAGGAATACTACATCCAGCTCAGCCGGGAGCTGGGCGCGGGATTCTCCGCCTCCGCGTGGTTCTCCTACAATGCCCGCAGCGAAGGCTGGTACCATGAACTGAAACTCTCCCACTCCCTGCCGATCAACAACACGGTGAGCGTGGAGAGCCAGGCCGCCCTCGGATACTCCACCAGCTACCGCACCGGTGGCAACGGCCTGGACAACCTGACCATCGGCGTGGGCGTCCCGATCAAGCTGACCGAGA comes from the Luteolibacter sp. SL250 genome and includes:
- a CDS encoding TorF family putative porin — its product is MKPNLTLRHLLLGFFVPCAAFAGTTEPAVTPTLHSSGTDSWWKASLNVGYETLHVYRGVDSSAGNANIWESLDVDIANFFHFNLYNGNSLNGEYGELTPSFYFYKDLGPITAAAGMIWYHFPGEDGVDSEEYYIQLSRELGAGFSASAWFSYNARSEGWYHELKLSHSLPINNTVSVESQAALGYSTSYRTGGNGLDNLTIGVGVPIKLTESLTLKPSLGYAFALDALDSGDEGWAALTLSYRF